The Triticum aestivum cultivar Chinese Spring chromosome 7B, IWGSC CS RefSeq v2.1, whole genome shotgun sequence genome window below encodes:
- the LOC123155633 gene encoding 65-kDa microtubule-associated protein 1, which translates to MGVAGHNDPLLGETTCGSLLQELQLIWDEVGESDDDRDKMLLQLEQECLDVYRRKVDQASSSRARLLQQLANSKSELTRLLSSLGELSISGVIVPDKTTGTIKEQLAATSPFLEQLCRKREKRVKEFADVQLQIQTIRGEIAGTLQVGDHLEMPHVNEDDLSMKRLNEFLFELQALQKEKSDRLHKILDFVSSVHDLCSVLGMDFLATVTEVHPSLNDSVGAHSKSVSDETISRLSKMVTELKEEKVKRLGKIQALASQLTELWNLMDATVEERQLFDHVTCNMSSTLDRVTVPGALALDVIEQAELEVERLDQLKASRMKDIAFKRQTELEDIYAQAHIAIDTSAARDRILSVIDSSMFEPSELLADMENQILKAKEEASSRKDILEKVDRWMLACEEESWLEDYSRDDNRYSATRGAHLNLKRAEKARVLVNKIPAIVDMLVAKTQAWEQEHNTSFTYDGVALLAMLDEYRILRQEKEEEKRRMRDQKKINDQLAAEQEKLFGSKPSPARPQSAKKMPGPRANGGAVNGTPNRRLSVQQQNGVRSASRDGRRESVRPSAPVNYVAIAKDDAASQASST; encoded by the exons ATGGGAGTGGCTGGTCACAACGATCCTTTGTTAGGTGAAACCACATGTGGGTCTTTGCTGCAGGAACTACAG CTGATATGGGATGAGGTTGGTGAGAGCGATGATGACCGCGACAAGATGTTACTTCAGCTAGAGCAGGAATGCTTAGATGTTTACAGGAGAAAGGTTGATCAGGCTTCTAGTTCCAGGGCTCGTCTTCTTCAACAACTTGCCAACTCCAAATCCGAGCTTACTAGACTCCTTTCTTCGCTGGGAGAACTGTCTATTTCTGGCGTTATAGTT CCTGACAAGACAACTGGTACAATCAAGGAGCAACTAGCAGCGACATCACCATTCTTGGAACAGCTCTgcaggaaaagagagaagagggtgAAAGAGTTTGCTGATGTTCAACTCCAAATTCAAACAATACGTGGTGAAATTGCGGGTACTCTACAAGTTGGTGACCACTTGGAAATGCCCCATGTCAACGAGGATGATCTTTCAATGAAGCGATTAAATGAATTtctttttgaactacaagcacttcAAAAGGAAAAG AGTGATAGGTTGCACAAGATTCTTGACTTTGTGAGCTCAGTGCACGATCTTTGTTCTGTCCTTGGGATGGATTTCTTGGCCACTGTTACTGAAGTACATCCTAGCCTCAATGACTCTGTTGGTGCTCACTCCAAGAGTGTTAGTGATGAAACAATATCCAGGCTGTCTAAGATGGTGACCGAACTTAAAGAAGAGAAAGTTAAGAGGCTCGGAAAG ATTCAAGCTCTAGCTTCCCAGCTAACTGAACTTTGGAACTTAATGGATGCCACTGTGGAGGAACGGCAACTTTTTGATCATGTCACATGCAATATGTCCTCAACATTGGATAGAGTGACAGTTCCTGGAGCTTTGGCTCTTGATGTAATTGAGCAG GCTGAACTTGAAGTTGAAAGGCTGGATCAGCTAAAAGCTAGTAGGATGAAGGATATTGCATTCAAAAGGCAGACTGAACTTGAAGATATATATGCCCAGGCTCATATTGCAATAGATACTAGTGCTGCAAGAGATAGAATACTGTCTGTTATTGATTCTAGTATGTTCGAGCCATCAGAACTACTGGCCGATATGGAGAACCAGATACTTAAAGCAAAAGAGGAGGCCTCGAGCAGAAAGGACATATTGGAGAAGGTTGACAGGTGGATGCTAGCATGCGAAGAAGAGAGTTGGCTTGAAGACTATAGCCGG GATGATAACAGATACAGTGCAACTAGAGGCGCACATCTGAACCTCAAGCGTGCAGAAAAAGCTCGTGTTTTGGTTAATAAAATCCCAG CCATTGTTGACATGCTGGTGGCGAAGACCCAGGCTTGGGAACAAGAACACAACACATCATTCACCTACGACGGTGTCGCGCTTCTCGCGATGCTGGACGAATACAGAATCCTGAGacaggagaaggaggaagagaagcgAAGAATGAGG GACCAGAAGAAGATAAACGACCAGCTAGCCGCCGAGCAGGAGAAGCTGTTCGGGTCGAAGCCGAGCCCAGCCCGGCCGCAGTCTGCAAAGAAGATGCCTGGCCCTCGGGCCAATGGCGGCGCTGTCAACGGCACACCGAACCGGAGGCTGTCGGTGCAGCAGCAGAACGGCGTGCGCTCGGCGAGCCGGGACGGCCGCAGGGAGAGTGTCAGGCCATCGGCGCCGGTGAACTACGTGGCCATCGCCAAGGACGACGCGGCTTCGCAAGCGTCTTCGACCTGA